Proteins from a genomic interval of Eriocheir sinensis breed Jianghai 21 chromosome 20, ASM2467909v1, whole genome shotgun sequence:
- the LOC127001113 gene encoding uncharacterized protein LOC127001113 isoform X1 has translation MLSQVNISSAGNCERRNAIPVIYTSGTYYEVGFDVGRTFRGLIQDYLASSVWLRETLLPAYETEAGRAAYDETLPVLKENFPQYLRELQGTADGAQVPFLHLVLLHMDRIMTMAGQAEQQPCSSDLNGCSDLSINREDQVLLGHTEDTFEEMMNYLYLVSATISEEAPEGRLGTRTESFTALCYPGHLPGFCLGYNRHGLVSAINDIVPLKVFPARTPPHFLCRALLSATSVEAAHDILRDRGTGGADGFGVNMIFMRPDGGHVFQNVEVGTAGAGDENPLSIVTLSVGEHYFHANRYLHLTGIPEKSGPPEASSEHREVRASQFWPPTPGGSAGGAIRHQRPCVPHLQGETPSDPQLDPGPWCV, from the exons ATGTTAAG CCAAGTTAACATAAGTTCTGCAGGGAATTGTGAGCGCCGCAACGCCATCCCTGTCATCTACACCAGCGGAACATACTACGAAGTGGGCTTTGATGTG GGACGCACCTTCCGGGGCCTCATCCAGGATTATCTGGCGTCGTCCGTGTGGCTCCGGGAAACACTTCTTCCAGCTTATGAGACAGAGGCTGGGCGGGCCGCCTATGACGAAACCCTTCCAGTCTTGAAGGAGAACTTTCCACAGTACCTCAGGGAACTGCAGGGCACGGCAGATGGGGCTCAAGTTCCCTTCCTCCAC CTGGTTCTCCTGCACATGGACAGGATCATGACTATGGCGGGCCAGGCGGAGCAGCAGCCATGCAGCAGTGACCTCAACGGCTGTTCCGACCTCAGCATCAACAGGGAAGACCAG GTGTTGCTGGGCCACACAGAGGACACATTCGAGGAGATGATGAACTACCTCTACCTCGTGTCCGCCACCATCAGCGAGGAGGCGCCGGAGGGGAGGTTGGGCACGCGGACAGAGAGCTTCACGGCACTCTGCTACCCCGGACACCTGCCGGGCTTCTGCCTCGGCTACAACCGCCACGGCCTGGTCTCCGCCATCAATGATATCGTCCCTCTGAAGGTCTTCCCCGCCAGGACCC CGCCTCATTTCCTTTGCCGGGCGCTGCTGAGCGCCACGTCCGTGGAGGCGGCGCACGACATCCTGAGGGACCGCGGGACTGGAGGAGCCGACGGCTTTGGCGTCAACATGATCTTCATGAGGCCGGATGGTGGTCACGTCTTCCAGAACGTGGAGGTGGGGACGGCCGGGGCTGGGGATGAGAACCCGCTGTCCATTGTGACGCTGAGTGTCGGCGAACACTACTTCCACGCCAACAG GTACCTTCACCTGACAGGCATCCCGGAGAAGAGTGGTCCTCCCGAGGCCAGCAGCGAGCACCGAGAGGTCCGCGCAAGCCAGTTCTGGCCCCCAACACCTGGCGGATCTGCTGGAGGTGCTATCAGACACCAAAGACCCTGTGTTCCCCATCTTCAAGGAGAAACCCCAAGTGACCCCCAGCTCGACCCTGGCCCTTG GTGTGTTTGA
- the LOC127001113 gene encoding uncharacterized protein LOC127001113 isoform X2 — MLSQVNISSAGNCERRNAIPVIYTSGTYYEVGFDVGRTFRGLIQDYLASSVWLRETLLPAYETEAGRAAYDETLPVLKENFPQYLRELQGTADGAQVPFLHVLLGHTEDTFEEMMNYLYLVSATISEEAPEGRLGTRTESFTALCYPGHLPGFCLGYNRHGLVSAINDIVPLKVFPARTPPHFLCRALLSATSVEAAHDILRDRGTGGADGFGVNMIFMRPDGGHVFQNVEVGTAGAGDENPLSIVTLSVGEHYFHANRYLHLTGIPEKSGPPEASSEHREVRASQFWPPTPGGSAGGAIRHQRPCVPHLQGETPSDPQLDPGPWCV; from the exons ATGTTAAG CCAAGTTAACATAAGTTCTGCAGGGAATTGTGAGCGCCGCAACGCCATCCCTGTCATCTACACCAGCGGAACATACTACGAAGTGGGCTTTGATGTG GGACGCACCTTCCGGGGCCTCATCCAGGATTATCTGGCGTCGTCCGTGTGGCTCCGGGAAACACTTCTTCCAGCTTATGAGACAGAGGCTGGGCGGGCCGCCTATGACGAAACCCTTCCAGTCTTGAAGGAGAACTTTCCACAGTACCTCAGGGAACTGCAGGGCACGGCAGATGGGGCTCAAGTTCCCTTCCTCCAC GTGTTGCTGGGCCACACAGAGGACACATTCGAGGAGATGATGAACTACCTCTACCTCGTGTCCGCCACCATCAGCGAGGAGGCGCCGGAGGGGAGGTTGGGCACGCGGACAGAGAGCTTCACGGCACTCTGCTACCCCGGACACCTGCCGGGCTTCTGCCTCGGCTACAACCGCCACGGCCTGGTCTCCGCCATCAATGATATCGTCCCTCTGAAGGTCTTCCCCGCCAGGACCC CGCCTCATTTCCTTTGCCGGGCGCTGCTGAGCGCCACGTCCGTGGAGGCGGCGCACGACATCCTGAGGGACCGCGGGACTGGAGGAGCCGACGGCTTTGGCGTCAACATGATCTTCATGAGGCCGGATGGTGGTCACGTCTTCCAGAACGTGGAGGTGGGGACGGCCGGGGCTGGGGATGAGAACCCGCTGTCCATTGTGACGCTGAGTGTCGGCGAACACTACTTCCACGCCAACAG GTACCTTCACCTGACAGGCATCCCGGAGAAGAGTGGTCCTCCCGAGGCCAGCAGCGAGCACCGAGAGGTCCGCGCAAGCCAGTTCTGGCCCCCAACACCTGGCGGATCTGCTGGAGGTGCTATCAGACACCAAAGACCCTGTGTTCCCCATCTTCAAGGAGAAACCCCAAGTGACCCCCAGCTCGACCCTGGCCCTTG GTGTGTTTGA